A window of Malania oleifera isolate guangnan ecotype guangnan chromosome 5, ASM2987363v1, whole genome shotgun sequence contains these coding sequences:
- the LOC131156720 gene encoding dirigent protein 23-like: protein MEKAALVPLTLLLSLAMAAMPFVHSSSINYEQKEANAWASKLRHAKLKASNLHFYFHDILSGKNPTAVTVVQPPSTDKSVTSFGLINIFDDPLTVGPEPSSKLVGRAQGFYGSAGIDQLGLLMTMNLFFTDGKYNGSTLAVVGRNAAMTPLREMPIVGGTGVFRFARGFATAKTHYLNLTTGDAIVEYNVMVLHY, encoded by the coding sequence atggagaaggCAGCTCTGGTTCCATTAACGCTTCTCCTCTCTTTGGCAATGGCGGCCATGCCCTTTGTCCACAGCAGCAGTATTAATTATGAACAGAAAGAAGCAAACGCATGGGCCAGCAAGCTCCGGCACGCGAAGCTCAAGGCGAGCAACCTCCACTTCTACTTCCACGACATCCTCAGCGGCAAAAACCCCACCGCCGTGACTGTGGTTCAGCCGCCCAGCACCGACAAGTCCGTCACCTCCTTCGGCCTCATCAACATTTTCGACGATCCCCTCACGGTGGGCCCCGAGCCCTCTTCCAAGCTCGTCGGCCGGGCCCAGGGCTTCTACGGCTCAGCCGGAATCGACCAACTGGGCCTCCTCATGACCATGAACCTCTTCTTCACCGACGGCAAGTACAACGGCAGCACCCTCGCCGTTGTCGGCCGCAACGCCGCCATGACCCCTCTCCGCGAGATGCCCATCGTCGGCGGCACCGGCGTTTTCCGGTTCGCGCGCGGTTTCGCCACGGCGAAGACGCATTACCTGAATCTGACCACCGGCGACGCCATCGTGGAATACAATGTTATGGTTTTACACTACTGA
- the LOC131156719 gene encoding translocase of chloroplast 120, chloroplastic-like, protein MENGVGVVDENHVVEMSAAGNGAFDERVEKKLVGASHESKDSGGDDVFEEAVGTLEQLRTIAQSVFLDEDAKVGMSPDLGSVEVEAEAFEEAVGAPGVFGNGEVGTEVPDTCVDGEMEVLKDGEEVAAESGVVVEKSENGDSENLNLEGRLVHEKSENGDAGKVKEEFDSLCLDKSDGEILLQDGLGEELKDNLAKSSTEHHDAKIVDLENSVDRHQDDRGEDTGDNLNALDTEFRCEGVGEVKDASDIPDSGLGKERGEVKDASAISDFGLGGVKVEEVKDASANLVIEREENRSREQKDISGIIHSGHPDNGGIVDETSNSLHASAEEGKVTSEIESASSVEHSNVEKNEKIQCGVSDLGAQDVKGPQPQHASENVKACNSSSVVEEPKSDAGKDGEKKQNAEGNREPEIKPTAGNASLLGKSANPSLLPAHPAGLGRGAPLLEPAPRAVQQPRANGSVSQVQAQLVEDPTNGEAEETDETREKLQMIRVKFLRLAHRLGQTPHNVVVAQVLYRLGLAEQLRGRTGGRAGAFSFDRASAMAEHLEAAGQEPLDFSCTIMVLGKTGVGKSATINSIFDEIKFGTDAFQLGTKKVQDVVGTVQGIKVRVIDTPGLLPSSSDRRQNEKILHSVKQFIKKSPPDIVLYLDRLDMPSREFGDMPLLRTITEIFGPSIWFNAIVVLTHAASAPPEGPNGTAPSYDMFVTQRSHIVQQAIRQAAGDMRLMNPVSLVENHLACRTNRAGQRVLPNGQVWKPHLLLLSFASKILAEANTLLKLQDSPPGRPFAARARAPPLPFLLSSLLQSRPQLKLPEEQFGDEDTLDEDLDESSDSEDESEYDELPPFKLLTKTQLEKLTKAQKKAYYDELEYREKLFMKKQLKEEKRRRKMIKRMADQAKDLPGEYTENVEEESGGAASVPVPMADLPLPSSFDSDNPTHRYRYLDSSNQWLVRPVLETHGWDHDVGYEGINVERLFVVQNKMPLSFSGQVTKDKKDANLQMEVASSIKHGEGKATLLGFDMQSVGKDMAYTLRSETRFSNYRRNKATAGLSVTLLGDALSAGVKLEDKVVVNKSFQLVVTGGAMAGRGDVAYGGSLEATLRDKDYPLGRSLSTLGLSIMDWHGDLAIGCNIQSQIPIGRSTNMIARANLNNRGAGQVSIRLNSSEQLQIALIGLIPLFRKLLGLQQQIPYGQ, encoded by the coding sequence ATGGAAAATGGGGTGGGGGTTGTTGATGAGAATCATGTGGTGGAGATGAGTGCTGCGGGGAATGGGGCTTTTGATGAGAGAGTGGAGAAAAAGCTTGTGGGTGCGTCCCACGAATCAAAGGATTCTGGGGGGGATGATGTTTTTGAGGAGGCTGTGGGTACGCTGGAGCAGTTAAGAACCATTGCCCAGAGTGTTTTTCTTGATGAAGATGCGAAGGTTGGGATGAGTCCTGATTTGGGGTCTGTGGAGGTGGAAGCGGAGGCGTTTGAGGAGGCAGTTGGGGCTCCGGGAGTGTTTGGAAATGGAGAAGTGGGAACGGAAGTACCTGATACATGTGTTGATGGAGAGATGGAGGTTTTGAAGGATGGGGAAGAGGTGGCTGCAGAGTCTGGTGTGGTTGTTGAGAAGTCTGAAAATGGGGATTcagaaaatttaaatttagagGGAAGATTGGTTcatgaaaaatcagaaaatggGGATGCTGGTAAAGTCAAGGAGGAGTTTGATTCTCTTTGTTTAGATAAGTCTGATGGAGAGATTCTGCTTCAAGATGGTTTAGGTGAAGAATTGAAGGACAACTTGGCTAAATCAAGTACTGAACATCACGATGCTAAGATAGTTGACCTGGAAAATTCTGTGGATAGGCATCAAGATGATAGAGGTGAGGACACAGGTGACAATTTGAATGCCCTGGATACAGAATTTCGATGCGAAGGGGTTGGGGAGGTGAAGGATGCTTCAGACATCCCTGATTCAGGGCTTGGAAAAGAGCGTGGGGAGGTGAAAGATGCTTCAGCCATCTCTGATTTTGGGCTTGGGGGTGTTAAGGTCGAAGAGGTGAAGGATGCTTCAGCTAATTTGGTTATTGAACGTGAAGAGAACAGGAGCAGGGAACAGAAGGATATATCAGGCATCATTCATTCAGGGCATCCTGATAATGGTGGTATTGTGGATGAAACTTCGAATAGCTTGCATGCTTCTGCCGAGGAAGGGAAAGTGACTTCAGAAATAGAGAGTGCCTCTTCTGTTGAACATTCAAATGTTGAGAAGAATGAGAAGATTCAGTGTGGCGTATCTGATTTGGGAGCCCAGGATGTCAAGGGTCCTCAACCTCAGCATGCTTCTGAAAATGTTAAAGCTTGCAACAGCAGTTCTGTTGTTGAGGAGCCTAAAAGTGATGCAGGAAAGGATGGGGAGAAAAAGCAAAATGCTGAAGGGAACAGGGAACCAGAAATCAAGCCTACTGCAGGTAATGCTTCTTTATTAGGAAAATCTGCAAATCCTTCTCTTCTTCCTGCTCATCCAGCTGGTCTTGGGCGTGGTGCTCCACTCTTGGAACCTGCACCCCGAGCAGTTCAGCAGCCTCGGGCAAATGGATCCGTTTCTCAGGTACAAGCTCAGCTAGTTGAAGATCCCACAAATGGGGAGGCTGAAGAAACTGATGAGACCCGTGAAAAACTCCAGATGATACGAGTGAAGTTTCTACGGCTTGCTCATAGGCTTGGGCAGACTCCCCATAATGTTGTTGTAGCTCAGGTCCTGTACAGATTAGGATTAGCTGAACAGTTGCGAGGTAGAACCGGTGGTCGTGCTGGAGCTTTTAGCTTTGACCGTGCAAGTGCCATGGCAGAGCACCTGGAGGCTGCTGGGCAGGAGCCTCTTGATTTCTCTTGCACTATTATGGTTCTTGGAAAAACTGGGGTTGGTAAAAGTGCGACTATCAATTCAATATTTGATGAAATTAAGTTTGGGACGGATGCTTTTCAATTGGGAACAAAGAAGGTTCAGGATGTGGTGGGAACTGTACAGGGGATTAAGGTACGGGTTATTGACACTCCAGGGCTTTTACCATCCTCATCAGACCGAAGACAGAATGAGAAGATCCTTCACTCTGTTAAGCAGTTTATCAAGAAATCTCCTCCAGATATTGTTTTGTATCTTGATAGGTTGGACATGCCGAGCAGGGAATTTGGTGACATGCCACTGTTGCGTACAATAACTGAAATATTTGGACCTTCAATATGGTTTAATGCCATTGTAGTTCTGACTCATGCTGCATCAGCTCCGCCCGAGGGACCGAATGGTACTGCTCCTAGTTATGATATGTTTGTTACTCAAAGGTCTCATATCGTCCAGCAAGCAATTCGTCAGGCAGCTGGGGATATGCGCCTCATGAATCCTGTTTCTTTGGTGGAGAACCATCTGGCATGCAGAACAAACAGGGCTGGTCAGAGGGTTCTGCCAAATGGTCAGGTTTGGAAGCCTCATTTGTTATTGCTCTCATTTGCATCAAAGATTTTGGCTGAAGCTAATACACTTCTAAAGTTGCAAGATAGTCCACCAGGAAGGCCTTTCGCTGCCAGGGCCAGAGCCCCACCTTTACCTTTCCTTCTGTCATCTCTTCTTCAGTCAAGACCACAGTTGAAACTGCCAGAAGAGCAGTTTGGTGATGAGGACACTCTAGATGAAGATTTGGATGAATCTTCAGATTCAGAGGATGAATCAGAATATGATGAATTGCCACCGTTTAAGCTTTTGACAAAGACCCAGCTGGAAAAGCTCACTAAAGCTCAGAAGAAAGCATATTATGATGAGCTAGAATACAGGGAAAAACTTTTTATGAAGAAACAGCTGAAGGAAGAGAAAAGGCGGAGGAAGATGATTAAGAGAATGGCAGATCAAGCTAAGGATTTGCCAGGTGAATATACTGAGAATGTGGAAGAAGAAAGTGGTGGCGCAGCATCTGTGCCTGTTCCCATGGCAGATTTGCCCTTACCTTCTTCTTTTGATTCTGATAATCCCACTCACCGGTATCGCTATCTTGATTCCTCCAACCAGTGGCTTGTGAGACCTGTTCTAGAAACCCATGGTTGGGATCACGATGTTGGCTATGAAGGCATAAATGTAGAAAGATTGTTTGTGGTTCAGAATAAAATGCCGTTATCTTTTTCTGGTCAGGTTACAAAGGATAAGAAGGATGCCAATCTTCAAATGGAAGTAGCCAGTTCAATAAAGCATGGGGAAGGGAAAGCGACTTTGTTGGGTTTTGATATGCAGAGTGTTGGAAAGGACATGGCTTATACTTTACGAAGTGAGACCAGGTTTAGTAATTATAGACGAAATAAGGCAACAGCTGGTCTTTCAGTTACGCTATTGGGTGATGCCTTATCAGCTGGAGTGAAACTTGAGGACAAGGTGGTGGTCAATAAATCATTCCAGTTAGTGGTGACTGGTGGTGCCATGGCTGGTCGTGGGGATGTTGCCTATGGTGGTAGTTTGGAGGCTACTTTGAGGGATAAAGATTATCCTTTAGGTCGTTCACTATCAACTCTTGGGCTCTCTATTATGGATTGGCATGGAGATCTTGCCATTGGATGCAATATACAGTCCCAGATCCCTATTGGACGGTCTACGAACATGATTGCTCGTGCCAATTTGAATAACAGAGGGGCAGGACAGGTCAGCATCCGCCTGAACAGCTCAGAGCAGCTGCAAATAGCTTTAATTGGCCTCATTCCTCTTTTCAGAAAGCTTCTTGGTCTTCAACAACAAATTCCGTATGGACAATGA